The following coding sequences lie in one Cotesia glomerata isolate CgM1 linkage group LG5, MPM_Cglom_v2.3, whole genome shotgun sequence genomic window:
- the LOC123264578 gene encoding glycogen-binding subunit 76A isoform X2, translated as MGSTDSPEDNHCAGGSSCGLVSSLFPTICRGRAEAFARRLHRRLTSLNGTDTDINYDDDEDDDKEGYNEDEACINKNSKKSTEGNPGVNQRQPRHAPESDLYYDVELDLENDDTELSSPDQELSAVELASLLVNHSDILQNNHNLASNSGRLAKEHNLVHCTNNLEPGFGFLSPLNGTPSDDCNSEIYFDPVCSDTDKTRSDSFHDPINSSESDCRVSNEKTGSDSHKLPGRRRDFDKLQKQDTSESSSSVNGNLKQINKLNNSLAVKNDSEESLEAASSLDTTSPSHESLWSTFDESETVSLQNDSLSNSLPGQTVSKSHSDSEILPRVHLPTLNIESATSGDEVDFVCQSDHKEDKIKSDLLVSHIASSYNDLSAASTGDSSTDTSSNDLPSAFVVDFLIDKSTNNFKSENLENIEDGLRIEEISPNDNNELDISINKGINNFERRENEDEENEDSDEEEDEEEEKEPQPQRIRRCSSLKTGKTPPGTPYRKKIVRFADVLGLDLADVRTFLDEIPKVPHSAFSDLIYDDIFQKDSSPVSFDGSPPNFSRLSLDALNSRPRTQSIGSKPSGVLVPLFQQPGGLINFLDIVRERQVCLENVIVQNPVSTCIQGTVRVRNLDFHKSVHIRYSLDSWKSYSDLQAIYLQNSCDGFSDKFSFQLYCRPLKIGGKLELAVRFQCKGVQYWDNNSGLNYCFQCLPTSQASNYIPITSSQTSDINDWSMNFY; from the coding sequence ATGGGTAGCACAGACTCTCCTGAAGATAATCATTGCGCTGGTGGTTCATCCTGTGGACTTGTAAGTTCATTATTTCCTACTATTTGTCGTGGTCGTGCCGAAGCATTTGCCCGGCGTCTTCACCGACGATTAACGTCGCTTAACGGTACTGATACCGACATTAATTacgatgatgatgaagatgatgaCAAAGAAGGATACAACGAGGATGAAGCATGCATTAATAAAAACTCGAAAAAATCAACAGAGGGAAATCCTGGAGTAAATCAACGACAGCCGCGTCACGCTCCTGAATCAGATCTTTACTATGATGTAGAATTAGACTTAGAAAATGATGATACAGAGCTAAGTTCTCCTGATCAGGAGCTAAGTGCTGTAGAATTAGCTAGCTTATTAGTAAATCATTCAGACATATTgcaaaataatcataatctGGCTTCTAATTCCGGTCGGTTAGCAAAAGAACATAATTTGGTACACTGTACTAATAATTTAGAACCAGGATTTGGATTTTTATCTCCGCTTAATGGAACTCCTTCAGACGACTGCAACAGTGAGATATATTTCGACCCAGTATGCTCAGATACTGATAAAACTCGTTCAGATTCTTTTCACGATCCTATTAATTCATCAGAAAGTGATTGTCGTGTGTCTAACGAGAAAACCGGCTCAGATTCTCATAAGCTGCCGGGACGTCGAAgagattttgataaattacaGAAGCAAGATACTTCGGAATCAAGTTCTTCTGTTAATGGAAATTTGaagcaaattaataaattgaataattccCTTGCTGTAAAAAATGACTCAGAAGAATCTCTTGAAGCTGCTAGTTCTTTAGACACAACTTCACCGAGTCACGAGTCGCTTTGGAGCACTTTTGATGAAAGTGAAACAGTTTCACTTCAAAATGATAGCTTATCAAATTCCTTACCGGGTCAGACGGTTTCAAAATCACACTCGGACTCGGAAATTCTTCCGCGAGTTCATTTACCGACTCTAAACATCGAATCTGCGACTTCTGGTGATGAAGTTGATTTTGTTTGTCAAAGCGACCATAAGGAAGACAAAATTAAGTCGGATTTATTGGTTTCGCATATAGCATCTAGTTATAACGACCTAAGTGCAGCTTCTACGGGTGATAGTTCTACTGATACTAGTAGCAATGATTTGCCAAGTGCTTTTGTCGTTGATTTTTTGATAGATAAgtcaacaaataattttaagagtgaaaatttagaaaatattgaaGACGGTCTTCGAATAGAAGAAATATCTCCGAATGATAATAACGAGCTAGATATCAGCATAAATAAAgggattaataattttgaaagaaGAGAAAATGAAGATGAAGAAAACGAGGATTCAGATGAAGAAGAGGACGAAGAAGAGGAAAAAGAACCCCAACCACAACGAATAAGACGGTGTTCTTCTCTTAAAACTGGAAAGACACCGCCGGGAACTCCTTATAGGAAAAAAATAGTTCGCTTTGCAGATGTTCTAGGTCTTGATCTTGCTGATGTAAGAACTTTCCTCGACGAAATTCCAAAAGTGCCTCACTCTGCCTTCTCGGACCTAATCTACGATGACATTTTCCAAAAAGATTCAAGCCCCGTTTCATTCGATGGAAGTCCGCCGAATTTCTCCAGGCTGAGTTTAGATGCTTTGAATTCACGGCCAAGAACTCAGAGCATAGGATCTAAACCCAGTGGAGTTTTAGTACCTCTTTTCCAACAGCCTGGAGGGCttattaattttctagatATTGTTCGAGAGCGACAAGTTTGCCTGGAAAATGTTATTGTTCAAAATCCAGTATCGACTTGTATCCAAGGTACAGTTCGAGTAAGAAATCTAGACTTCCATAAATCCGTCCATATAAGGTACTCTTTAGATTCATGGAAAAGCTACAGTGATCTTCAGGcgatatatttacaaaattcatGCGATGGGTttagtgataaattttcatttcaacTTTACTGTCGGCCGCTGAAAATTGGTGGAAAACTTGAACTTGCTGTACGATTTCAGTGCAAGGGTGTACAGTATTGGGATAATAATTCTGGGCTTAATTATTGCTTTCAATGTTTACCAACGAGTCAAGCTAGTAATTATATTCCTATTACATCATCACAAACTTCTGATATCAATGATTggtcaatgaatttttattaa
- the LOC123264578 gene encoding glycogen-binding subunit 76A isoform X1: protein MLSHSYTSERNRTHDTSLSEAPISFTSSAHEMGSTDSPEDNHCAGGSSCGLVSSLFPTICRGRAEAFARRLHRRLTSLNGTDTDINYDDDEDDDKEGYNEDEACINKNSKKSTEGNPGVNQRQPRHAPESDLYYDVELDLENDDTELSSPDQELSAVELASLLVNHSDILQNNHNLASNSGRLAKEHNLVHCTNNLEPGFGFLSPLNGTPSDDCNSEIYFDPVCSDTDKTRSDSFHDPINSSESDCRVSNEKTGSDSHKLPGRRRDFDKLQKQDTSESSSSVNGNLKQINKLNNSLAVKNDSEESLEAASSLDTTSPSHESLWSTFDESETVSLQNDSLSNSLPGQTVSKSHSDSEILPRVHLPTLNIESATSGDEVDFVCQSDHKEDKIKSDLLVSHIASSYNDLSAASTGDSSTDTSSNDLPSAFVVDFLIDKSTNNFKSENLENIEDGLRIEEISPNDNNELDISINKGINNFERRENEDEENEDSDEEEDEEEEKEPQPQRIRRCSSLKTGKTPPGTPYRKKIVRFADVLGLDLADVRTFLDEIPKVPHSAFSDLIYDDIFQKDSSPVSFDGSPPNFSRLSLDALNSRPRTQSIGSKPSGVLVPLFQQPGGLINFLDIVRERQVCLENVIVQNPVSTCIQGTVRVRNLDFHKSVHIRYSLDSWKSYSDLQAIYLQNSCDGFSDKFSFQLYCRPLKIGGKLELAVRFQCKGVQYWDNNSGLNYCFQCLPTSQASNYIPITSSQTSDINDWSMNFY from the exons ATGCTTTCACATAGTTATACATCAGAG cgaAACAGAACACACGATACCTCATTGAGCGAGGCTCCCATTTCATTTACATCAAGCGCTCACGAGATGGGTAGCACAGACTCTCCTGAAGATAATCATTGCGCTGGTGGTTCATCCTGTGGACTTGTAAGTTCATTATTTCCTACTATTTGTCGTGGTCGTGCCGAAGCATTTGCCCGGCGTCTTCACCGACGATTAACGTCGCTTAACGGTACTGATACCGACATTAATTacgatgatgatgaagatgatgaCAAAGAAGGATACAACGAGGATGAAGCATGCATTAATAAAAACTCGAAAAAATCAACAGAGGGAAATCCTGGAGTAAATCAACGACAGCCGCGTCACGCTCCTGAATCAGATCTTTACTATGATGTAGAATTAGACTTAGAAAATGATGATACAGAGCTAAGTTCTCCTGATCAGGAGCTAAGTGCTGTAGAATTAGCTAGCTTATTAGTAAATCATTCAGACATATTgcaaaataatcataatctGGCTTCTAATTCCGGTCGGTTAGCAAAAGAACATAATTTGGTACACTGTACTAATAATTTAGAACCAGGATTTGGATTTTTATCTCCGCTTAATGGAACTCCTTCAGACGACTGCAACAGTGAGATATATTTCGACCCAGTATGCTCAGATACTGATAAAACTCGTTCAGATTCTTTTCACGATCCTATTAATTCATCAGAAAGTGATTGTCGTGTGTCTAACGAGAAAACCGGCTCAGATTCTCATAAGCTGCCGGGACGTCGAAgagattttgataaattacaGAAGCAAGATACTTCGGAATCAAGTTCTTCTGTTAATGGAAATTTGaagcaaattaataaattgaataattccCTTGCTGTAAAAAATGACTCAGAAGAATCTCTTGAAGCTGCTAGTTCTTTAGACACAACTTCACCGAGTCACGAGTCGCTTTGGAGCACTTTTGATGAAAGTGAAACAGTTTCACTTCAAAATGATAGCTTATCAAATTCCTTACCGGGTCAGACGGTTTCAAAATCACACTCGGACTCGGAAATTCTTCCGCGAGTTCATTTACCGACTCTAAACATCGAATCTGCGACTTCTGGTGATGAAGTTGATTTTGTTTGTCAAAGCGACCATAAGGAAGACAAAATTAAGTCGGATTTATTGGTTTCGCATATAGCATCTAGTTATAACGACCTAAGTGCAGCTTCTACGGGTGATAGTTCTACTGATACTAGTAGCAATGATTTGCCAAGTGCTTTTGTCGTTGATTTTTTGATAGATAAgtcaacaaataattttaagagtgaaaatttagaaaatattgaaGACGGTCTTCGAATAGAAGAAATATCTCCGAATGATAATAACGAGCTAGATATCAGCATAAATAAAgggattaataattttgaaagaaGAGAAAATGAAGATGAAGAAAACGAGGATTCAGATGAAGAAGAGGACGAAGAAGAGGAAAAAGAACCCCAACCACAACGAATAAGACGGTGTTCTTCTCTTAAAACTGGAAAGACACCGCCGGGAACTCCTTATAGGAAAAAAATAGTTCGCTTTGCAGATGTTCTAGGTCTTGATCTTGCTGATGTAAGAACTTTCCTCGACGAAATTCCAAAAGTGCCTCACTCTGCCTTCTCGGACCTAATCTACGATGACATTTTCCAAAAAGATTCAAGCCCCGTTTCATTCGATGGAAGTCCGCCGAATTTCTCCAGGCTGAGTTTAGATGCTTTGAATTCACGGCCAAGAACTCAGAGCATAGGATCTAAACCCAGTGGAGTTTTAGTACCTCTTTTCCAACAGCCTGGAGGGCttattaattttctagatATTGTTCGAGAGCGACAAGTTTGCCTGGAAAATGTTATTGTTCAAAATCCAGTATCGACTTGTATCCAAGGTACAGTTCGAGTAAGAAATCTAGACTTCCATAAATCCGTCCATATAAGGTACTCTTTAGATTCATGGAAAAGCTACAGTGATCTTCAGGcgatatatttacaaaattcatGCGATGGGTttagtgataaattttcatttcaacTTTACTGTCGGCCGCTGAAAATTGGTGGAAAACTTGAACTTGCTGTACGATTTCAGTGCAAGGGTGTACAGTATTGGGATAATAATTCTGGGCTTAATTATTGCTTTCAATGTTTACCAACGAGTCAAGCTAGTAATTATATTCCTATTACATCATCACAAACTTCTGATATCAATGATTggtcaatgaatttttattaa